DNA sequence from the Rhodospirillaceae bacterium genome:
TACGAAGTCATTGCCATCCATCATGGCAAACTAATTGATATGGACGGCCATATGGAACGCTTGACCCGGTCTTTAAGCGAGCTTGAAATCGCCTGGCCGGTTGGTCCGCGCTCCCTTGATATGATTATCCGTCAGGTCATCAGGCGAAACCGCATTCGTGACGGCATTGTCTATTTGCAAATTACCCGCGGCGTCGCCCCGCGCAATCACGCTTATCCGGCCCACCATGACAGCGCCCTTGTTGTTACGGCCAAGCGCTTTCCGCCCTTTGATTTTGACGCCGCCAACAAAGGGGTTGATGTCATCACGACACCTGAAATTCGCTGGCAGCGCCGCGATATCAAAACCGTATCCCTGCTTGGCAATTGCATGGCCAAGGAGAAAGCGGCCCGCGCCGGTGCCTATGAAGCCTGGTTTGTCGAGGACGACGGCATGGTCACCGAAGGAACAGCTTCCAATGCCTGGATCGTCACAGCGGAAGGTAAATTGGTCACCCGAAACACCAGCAATTCGATCCTTAACGGTATCACCCGCCTGTCGGTCCTGAAAATCGCGGGGGAGTATGGCGTTGAATTTGTTGAACGTGCTTTCTCGCTTGAAGAAGCCAAGTCAGCGAAGGAAGCCTTTGTCAGTTCGACCACCTCATTCGTTAAACCGGTCCTTCACATTGATGGCGACCCGGTTGGTGATGGAAAAGTCGGCGCGCTTTCGGCAAAACTGCTGGCCTATTACGGTGAGCACATGAAGGCGCAGGCAGCGTGAGCCCAGTCGTCGTAAGCGCTTTACAAAAACCCGAAGCCATCCTTTTTGACTGGGACAACACCCTGGTCGATAGCTGGGCGATTATTTTCGATGCCCTGAACTTCACCTTGAATGCTTTCGATAAAGAACCCTGGACCATGTCCCAGGTCCGCGAACGGGTTCGTAAATCCTTGCGTGACAGCTTCCCGACCTTGTTCGGTGATGATTGGGAAAAAGCCGCGGACGTCTTCTACGCCCGCTTTGATGATATTCACCTGACGATGATCAGTCCTTTTGACGGGGCGGCCGAGATGCTTGCTGACTTGTCGGGACGTGGCATTTACCTAGGCGTTGTCAGCAACAAGCGCGGCGCATACCTGCGTAAAGAAGCCAGTCATTTGGGCTGGGACAGGCATTTTGCTAAATTGGTCGGGGCCACAGATGCCAGCAATGACAAACCGGCAACGGACCCGGTCGAACTGGCTTTGTCGGGCACACCCCACAAACGTGGTGGCCAGGTATGGTTTGTCGGCGACGCGGACATTGACATGGAATGCGCCTTCAATGCTGAACTGGCGCCGGTTTTATTACGCCGGGAAGCTCCCGAGCCTCAGGAATTTAACGATTTTCAACCGCTCTGCCACCTTGAGAACTGTCTGGCACTTTCCAAATTGGTCGAAAATATGTAATATTATGATGCATCCGGGGCTGGTTAGCACTGGAGGCGTTGACAAGCAGGGAATACAAAACATTCCGCCCAAGTAAAGGCGGATAAAATAATAAGAAAAAAGGGGTTACGATCATGTCACCCGAAAAGACCCAAAACGTCCAAGATGTTTTTCTGAACCACATAAGAAAAAACAAAACACCCGTCACAGTCTTTCTTGTTAATGGCGTGAAACTGCAGGGCATTGTCACCTGGTTTGACAATTTCTCGGTTCTTTTGCGTCGCGACGGGCATACGCAACTCGTCTACAAGCATGCCATTTCAACAGTCATGCCTTCCGAGCCCGTACAGTTGTTCGAGCCGGAAAAAGACGAAGAATAAGTAAACGACGCACTTGACCAATTCGACCAAGGATCCGGCGTCCTTAAGGGGCACTGAAAAAGTCAGGACAGAGCGTTGTCTTGTCATCCACCCGCTTATTAAAGGCCCCGGAACGAATACCCGCGACCCGGCCGCACGATTGGAAGAAATCGTCGGACTGGCGTTGGCTATTGACGTCAGCGTTGTTCACGCCGATATCGTCACCCTGAACCGCATTAAACCTTCAACGCTGATGGGAAAAGGCACGCTGGCCAGTATTGCGACCATTATATCCGGGCACGTACCAGGAAACCGCGATCCGGGTACGGGCGCCATTGATATTGCCGTTTTTGATATAGCCTTAAGCCCGATCCAGCAACGCAACCTTGAGCGCGAGCTGAATTGCAAGGTGATCGACCGAACCGGGCTTATCCTTGAAATTTTCGGTGATCGGGCTCGTACCCGGGAAGGCCGCCTGCAAGTTGAGCTTGCCGCCCTGACTTATCAACGCTCGCGCCTTGTCAGAAGCTGGACTCACCTTGAAAGGCAACGCGGTGGCGCCGGTTTCATGGGCGGGCCGGGTGAAACCCAGATTGAAACGGATCGCCGGCAAATCGACAAACGCCTGACCCGTTTGCGTCGCGATCTTAAAGAAGTCAAACGAACCCGCGACCTGCACCGCAAAGCCCGGCGGCGAACGCCTTATCCCATCGTTGCCCTTGTCGGCTATACAAACGCCGGTAAATCGACTTTGTTCAACCGCCTGACCGATGCCAATGTCGATGCCCAGGACCAGTTGTTTGCGACCCTGGACCCGACCATGCGCGGGATTGATCTTAGGTCAGGGCGGTCCCTTATTTTATCGGACACGGTTGGTTTCATTTCCGACTTGCCACACGAACTGGTTACCGCCTTCCACGCGACCCTGGAAGAAGTGACCGAAGCGGATATTGTCATCCATGTTCGTGACGCCGCCCATCCGGATACGGGTGCGCAAAAGAAGGATGTCCTGAAAGTCCTGGCAACGCTTGGCTTAAATGATAATGGGGATAAAACCGACAAGAAATTTATCGAAGTTCTCAACAAGATAGATGCCGTCGAAACTGATGATCTGGTCATTCTAAAAACCAAGGCAGAAAGGGCAGGCGGCCCGGTTGTTAACGTATCAGCGTTAACCGGTGAGGGGTGTTCGGCACTGCTACATACAATCGATGAATTGCTGGCGCTTTCCACATCGACCCATGCCATTGATGTTCAATCGGCTGATGGCGCAACTCTTTCCTGGCTCTATGATCATGGTGAGGTTATTGAACGCATGGACGATGATGACGGTGTGCATGTGAAAGTCAGGCTCGATGAAGCCAACTGGGCCCGCTTCGAGCGTCGTTAACCGGGGGTTGTTGGGTAATGCTTCCAAATACTGAAATCGTATCCCAGATTATTACCGAGACGGCGAAAGCCCTGATAACACCACGTTTTCAACAACTCAATGAATCTGACGTGCGTGAAAAATCTCCCGGCGATCTGGTTACCATTGCTGATGTGGAGGCGGAAAAACGTCTTGAAGCAGAATTAACGGCGCTTGTCCCGGGATCCCTGGTTGTCGGCGAGGAAGAGGCCGAGGATTTCCCCAGCGTCCTTGACCGCATAAACCAGGACGCGCCAGTTTGGGTACTTGACCCGCTGGATGGCACCCGCAATTTCGCCCACGGGCGCGAACCCTTCGCTGTCATCGTCGCGTACTGCCAGGGTGGCGAGACCCTGATGGGCTGGATACACGATCCCATGACAGGTGAAACCGTGTGGGCAGCAAAGGGGCAGGGGTGTTGGAGTGGAAGCAACCGCTTGACCATAGCTAATGCGGAACCGGTTGATGAAATGAAAGGCTCACTCAGTCCCAACGTCGCCAAGCGCCTGAAATCTGTCAACGGTGCACCAACACAAATAAACCGGGTCGGCTGTGTTGGCCGCGACTACATGGACTTGGCACTGGGGCGATTGGACTTCGCCCGCTACGCATACCGGCTGAAACCTTGGGATCATGCCGCCGGGGTGTTGATCCACGCAGAAGCAGGGGGCGTCAATCGTTTGCTCAAGGCCGGACGGGATTATCACCCTGACTTGAACCCGATGGATGCCCAAAGCACGGGTGAAACGCTGATAATGGCTCCAAATTTGATGACCCTTGAATGTCTCCGCGAGTTGCTAGACGAATAGAAACGTTTCACCATGCGGAAAACCAGTCCGTAAAAGTTGATCGGACTTTGCCAGTGGCTTAAACAAAGGCAACTGAATTTTATAAAGGAACAGGATTATGGCGTCGAAAAAATTAGCTTTCATCGGTCTTGGTGTTATGGGCTATCCGATGGCAGGTCATTTGGCCAAAGCCGGACACGATGTCACCGTTTACAATCGCACCACCGCCAAGGCTGAAGCCTGGAGCAAGGAATTCGGTGGCTCTTTCGCCGAAACCCCGGTCCAGGCTGCCGAAGGTTGCGAAATTGTTTTCGCCTGCGTCGGCAATGATGATGATCTGCGCAGCGTCACCTTTGGTGAAGACGGAATCCTTGCCGGCATGGACGAAGGCTCTATTTTTGTCGACCACACCACGGCTTCGGCTGATGTGGCGCGGGAAGTCTACGCCGCCGCAAAAGAAATGAACAAACGCTTCCTTGATGGCCCGGTTTCAGGTGGCCAGGCGGGAGCCGAAAACGGACAGCTGACAATCATGCTGGGTGGTGATGAAGATGCTTTTGATGCGACCAGTGACATTATGGAAGCCTACGGCAAAGCCGTCACCCTTATGGGAGATGCAGGGGCAGGCCAACTAACCAAGATGGTCAATCAGATCTGTATCGCAGGACTTGTTCAGGGGCTTTCCGAAGGCTTGAACTTTGCCAGCGAAGCGGGGCTTGATGTCAAGCGGGTGGTCGATGTCATTTCCAAGGGCGCTGCCCAGTCATGGCAAATGGAAAATCGGGCCTATACAATGGCTGACGATGAATTCGATTTCGGCTTCGCTGTCGACTGGATGCGCAAAGACTTGGGCATCTGCATGAACGAAGCCGGTAATAATGGCGCCAAACTACCCGTGACAAAGATCGTTGCCGGTTATTATGAGCAGATAGCCGAACGCGGCGGTAACCGTTGGGACACCTCGAGTTTGATCCGCCTGTTGAAGGATTAAGCGGGCTTCGTCATCACCAGTTCGATTGTGTGGGCGTCAAAGCCGCCAGCGATTTCACGGGTTTTCTCGCTGTTGCTGCCTGAAAAATAATCGAAGGACCTGATTTCCGTGATGTCGGTAAATCCGGCTGCGGCAAACAGGGCGATATATTGATCCTTCAATGACGCGCCAACCACGCATTCCGCCCACAGTTCCGGGTCGGATTTGCATTGTTCTGAAATCGCCTTGTCGACGACAATATCGGCCAGTTGAACCTTGCCGCCTGGCTTCAGTACGCGAAAGATTTCGGCAAAACTCTTGGCCTTGTCAGGAATCAGGTTGAGAACACCGTTCGAGGTCACCACATCGACGCTTTCATCGGGCAGCGGGATGTCTTCCGCCTCGCCAGCCAACGTCGATACGTTTTTAGCGCCTGAGCTATCAATATTGTCTTGTAGTTTGTTAAGCATTGCCGGGGTCATATCCAGGCCATGCACGTGACCTTCTTCGCCAACGGCAAGACCGGCAATCAGGCTGTCTGTACCAGCCCCGGAGCCAATGTCGAGAACGATGTCTCCATGTTTGATCACCTCTGCCGCATGGGGATAGCCGACACCGGCAAAACTTTCCATTGCCGTTGTTGAAATTTGATCCAGCAATGGGTCGGGATAACCAACAAACCGGCAGGCGTCGCGCCCGGTCGGGAAGTGGAATTCCTTGTCAGGATTGCGCGCTACATCGGTATACATCACCTTAACGGCGGCGATGATGAATTCTCGTTTATCGGATAGTACGGCGACCATTATTATCTCCCCCCGGAGAAAATTATTCAGCCAATATTAAAAATCTTTAAGCAAGCCATCAATTTTGTTTTTCAGGCTATCAGGAACTGCTTCGCTGTTGGCGTTCTTAATGCGTTTTTTCAACACACGTTCAAAATCGGCCCGCGAATAACAGCCCCGACAAGTTTGCAAGTGGGCATCAATCTGAGCCTGTTTCTCGGCGTTGACCTCGCCATTAAGAAACTCAATCAAATGCGCAAGGACATCCTCGCAGCTGATCTTGTCTGAATGATCATGTTTATCAGTCATGGCTTATACCTTCCTGATTGGATTGAGGACGAATTCCGGCGTCCATGGCTTCTTGCCATAGTGCTTTTTGCAGCTTCGATCTAGCCCGTTTAAGGCGGGAACGAATGGTGCCGATTGGCACATCCATGATTTCGGCTGTTTCTTCGTAAGAAAACCCCTGAACCTCAATGAGCATGACGACGGTTTTGAATTCGTCTGACAGGGCGTTAATGGCATTATCGATTTCTTCGCGCAGCAGGTTGTTGACGAAGGTTTGCTCCGGGTTATCCCACCACAACAGAAAAGGCTGGTGAAGGGATTCAAAGAGTGAGAACTGCTCGTCATCATCTTCGCCGGGTTCTTCCACGTACGGGACTGTTTCGCCTTCAGTCTTTTGCTTGCGGTACGAGGATATAAAGGTGTTTGTGAGGATACGGAAAATCCAGGCGCGAAAACGATCCCGCTGCTCAAGCTTGGCGAACGCGGCCCAGGCCTTGCTGACGGTTTCGGCGACCAAGTCTTCGGCGGTGTCGGGATTACGAGACAAACGCAGCGCGGTATTGTAGAGCGACTCCATGTGTTTGGTAATTTCACGCGAGAAAAACTCCCGATCTGTCAGGTTGTCAGCCAGTGTTAATACTCCCCATATACAAGGAGCCAACGATAAGAAAACCGACTCCTCTTATAGATTGACGCAAAACGCAAAAAATAGTTCCCAAAAAAGATGATTTTTTCGGAACTATTTTTATTTATTAAAGAAAACAAGAGAGTAGAGGGTATCTACTCCCTTGTTTTTGATCAATCAGGATGGTTTTACAGCCAACAGAGAGATCGCTTTGACGCCCCATTTATCGGCAGCGCCGGTGGCGTTGTCGGAAATGAATTCATAAGGCATCGGCTCTACGGTAACCACATGCAGTCCGCTAAGCTTGATGGCCTTGCAATAATCGTCTTCCTGCATGGCCCCGCCAATGCAAGCGGCCCACAAGTCGGCATTACAGGAAACACCTTCGGGCAATGGTTTTTCGCTGACGATATCGGAAATGGCAAGGCGTCCGCCGGGCTTGAGAATACGGGCGATTTCCGAGAAAACTTCGGCCTTGTCCGGCGAGAGATTGAAAACACCGTTACTGATAACGGCGTCGTAGCTGGCGTCGGCCGCCGGCAAATCCTCTATATAGGATTTAACGTAGTCGATATTTGTGAAACCGGCTTCATCACGCAAGGCTGCTGCCTTGGCGCGTTGGGCGTCTGTCATGTCGATACCGGTGACGGAACCTGTATCGCCAACGTGCAGAGAAGCGATGAAGGTATCGGTGCCTGATCCACTACCCAAATCAATGACGCTTTCGCCCTGCTTCAGTTTCGCCAGGTGAAAATAGTAACCGACACCGGCAAATGATTTAATGGCGTCGGCCGGAATTTTGTCCAGGTCGGCAGGCTTGTAACCCAGGCGTTCGCATAACGCCCGGCCCATTTCAAAGTGAAACTCTCCATCAGGGTTTTCGGCGACACGCTGGTACATGTCTTTAACCTGATTTTCCAGAGATTCCCGATCAACGTTCTGATCGATAAAATTATGTGCTGTGGCGTTTTGCATAACTGTCTTCCTTAATACTTGGGGGTGAGCAACCGGGCTTACCAGTTGCTCACCATGTGTGTACGGATTTAGATAAGAATCTGTGCGCCTTCGCTAACGAAACCGATGGTGCGGGCTGCACCGGCGATTTCAGCACCAGATACCAGATCATCTTCGCTAATGCCGCGAGATTTGGCGCATACCGGGCATACCCAGATCTGACCGCCATTTTCCTGATAAGCGCCCAGCAGTTCGCTAAGCGGCGGATAACCTTCGGCCTGTTTGTCGGTGGCGCCATCTTTTGTCACAAGATCGACCGATGATGCGGTCAGGAACATTGCGGTTTCGTTATCCATGGCGGCAGAGGCGCTGCCAACGATAAAGGCGACGGATGCACGTTCCAGATCTTCATTGCCGTAGGTGCAGTTGACGAGATATTTGTTGCTCATGATAGTTAGCTTCCTGTGTTGTCTGTTCGGAGGTCCCGCCGTTATTCGGCGTCCCCAACCATTCAGACGGTTGCTGAGCAAAAAAGTTCCCGGACCGGGAAAACTTTTTTAATTTTATTGAAAATAATGGGAGGAGGGGGCTTTCAAACTAGCGTAAATTGAACGACAGCTTGGGCGAGGGGTCAAATGGTGACGTGATAACCCATATGTAAGTTTTCTTGCGACCTTCGCCGTCTTTCACCTTGTTGGCGTTGTGAGAGATGACCTTGGCATCGGTAATCACTTTCAAGGAACCCTGAAAGCCAAGACCTAAATCGATCATGCGCTGGGCATTGAGTTTGGATATGGGTGTTCCCCGAATGGAGACAATTTGTTTGCTTTTGACATAACTGATCGACAGCAAGTTTTCATTGCGGCGCAGGAAGCTGACCATCTTAGATTTTAAAATATCACCCTGTTTTTCCCATTTGATCCGGAAATGACCTTTTTTGAAATATTCAAACAGCTTGGTGGAACTGTCGCGCATCAGATCATTTTTAAGGCGCTCAACCCGCTCCGCTTCCTCTTTCGGGCTGATGTGATCCTTGACCACTTTATTAAACAGGTTCATTTCGGCCATATAACCTTCAAAGGTGATTTTGTAAAAACCGGCGCGACCAACCTCGATTTCAGCGTCAAAGCTGGCCGGAATGTAACAACCGCTTATAGGCACGATGAGGAGGGCGGTAAAAAGTAATATTTTTAGTCTTTTCAAAAAGTTAGACCTCATTTTCCACCTTCGCCCGGTCCCAAAGTGCGTCCATTTCCTCCAGATTAGAGGTTTCCGGCGTTTTGCCTTCGGCTGCCAGCATAACCTCTATGGCCTTGAAACGGCGCTCAAACTTGGCATTTCCGTGGCGCAAGGCCGTTTCCGGATCAATATCAAGTTTGCGGGCCAGATTGACGCAGGTAAACAACAAATCACCCAATTCATCCTGCAAGCGGTCTTTACCCGCACCCGCTGCCATTTCAATGGCCATTTCCCGGGATTCTTCATCAAACTTGGCAAGCACGTCAGATGCCTGATGCCAGTCAAAACCGATTCGGGCGGCGCGTTTTTGCAGTTTCAGGGCGCGGGTGAGGGCGGGCAATCCGGGTGTCACACCTTCAAGGGCACTATGAAGCGCTGTCTTGTTACTCTTTTCCTTACGTTCATCCGCCTTCAGACTCTCCCATGAACGGGTTTGTGCTTCTGTTGTTTTGATGTCCGCATCACCAAAAACATGCGGGTGGCGACGCACCAGTTTGTTACAGATGGCATCGGCGACGTCATCAAAGGAGAAGAGGGCGTCTTCTTCGGCCATACGCGCATGAAAAACGACTTGCAGTAACAAATCACCCAATTCATCGACCAGGGCAGGCATGTCGTTTTGTTCGATGGCCTCGGCGACTTCGTAGGCTTCTTCGATTGTGTGTGGCGCAATACTGGCGAATGTCTGTTCAACATCCCACGGACAGCCTTTTTCAGGATCGCGCAACAAGGCCATGATGCTGATCAGCCGCTTGATCGGTTCTTCTGGTGTTGAACTCATCTTCGATCCTTCAAATTCAAACACACCTTAGCCGTCGCTTTTAAAGACGGGAAGGGATCATTCCCCAGGCCCCATATTTGATCTTTTCGGCCCCCTTTAGCAATCCGATGACAACATTCTAAATCGCATAATGTATATTATGGCAAATTTGATGTTATGATTTATTTTCAATTACTTATGTGGTGCTTAAGAATCATATACTTGATTTTGAAAGTCGTGCAACAGCACCACTGAGATCATTATGGGCGGCGCTGTTCGAGGACTGGCCAACCTGCCCTCACAGTTCAATTGGTGGGAAGAAAAATCAGGCTTCGAGAATCATTCCGTCGAAGGCGGGTTCGACATGATCTGGAAGTCTTTTGTTCAATGTGTCGTAATCGAACCCGTAACCCAAATGGGAAAGCACCCCTCGTCTTGGGTCGATCCGATCAATCCAACCCAGCGCCTTGTCCACATGGGCGTGGGTTGGATGCGGATGATCGATTAAGGTTCCGATGATCCACGTATCGACTCCCTTTAAAATTTCAAAGGCACGATCCGGCAATTCAACCACGTCGGTGGTATAGGCAATCGGTCCAAAGCGAAATCCCAGGGTGTCACAAAATCCATGATCCTGTGTAAAGACCTGAATGTCGATGTCGCCAATGCCCAACGCGTCGCCATCATTCAATTCATGCGGAACGAGCGTTGGCTTGTAATACATGTCGGCATTTTCCGCCAAAGGCTCCAAAACATAGCCAAAACGCTCATCAATGACGCGCAAAGTATCCGCATCGGCGTAAACATCAATGGCAGCATTCATTTCCCGGTTGATTTGGCGTAAATCATCGATTCCATGCAGATGATCGGCGTGATAATGGGTAAAAAGCACAGAATCCAGTCGCTTTACGTCCGCATTCAGTAATTGTTGGCGTAAATCGGGCGAGGTATCGACGAGAAGGCAGGTATCACCGTTTTCCACCAGTATGGACGGCCTGAGGCGACTATTTTTCGGGTTGTTCGGATCACATTTCCCCCAGCCGCGGCCAACAGCGGGGGTGCCGCTGGAACCGCCACACCCCAGAATGGTCACCTTCATGTTGAAGGGGCCTTGTTGGCTTTTGAAAACAGGGAGAAAAAGTTGTCGGTTGTGACTTTTGCCACTTCATCAAGGCTTAAGCCTTTGATTTCAGCTATTTTTTCGGCTGTATGGCGAGTAAAGGCCGGTTCGTTGCGCTTGCCGCGCCGGGGCACCGGCGCCAGATACGGGGCGTCGGTCTCAACCAGCAAGCGCTCCAGCGGCACGTCCCTGACAATTGCCCGTAGCTCATCGGCAGTTTTAAAAGTGACAATTCCGGAAATGGAAAGATACAGGCCCAGCTCCAAAGCCGTATCGGCCAGCTTGCGGGAACTGGAAAAGCAGTGAAGAAGGCCGGTGAACGCCCCCTTCCCCATCTCTTCGACAAGAATTTCAGCCATCTCATCATCGGCGTCTCGTGTATGGACGACCAAGGGTAAACCGATCTCGCGGGACGCCTCGATATGGGCCCGGAACTGGCGTTTTTGAATATCGCGGGGACTTTTGTCGTAATAGAAATCAAGCCCGGTCTCGCCGAATCCGATGACCTTGTCATCAACTGCCATCCTGATCAGGTGCTCAGCCGTTATTTCGGGTTCCTTATCTGCATTGTGGGGGTGGATGCCGACCGTGCAGTAAATATTTTCGTAGCGTTTGGCGACTGCCAGCACCTGTTCAAACTTTGTCACATATGTACAAATGGAAAGCATGTGATTGACGCCTACGTCAGCAGCGCGCTCAACAATATTTTCCATATCGTCGGCAAATTCGGGGAAATCCAAATGACAGTGGCTGTCTACGAGCATGTTCTAAGGCCAAGCTTGAAAATTATAAGATATTGTTTTTAAAGCCAATTTTTATAACTGTCATCACTATAGTTCAGCTTTGCGGGCAAAAAAGCGGCACCGCCAGACATGGGGGGAATTGGCGGCGCCAAAGGGCGAAACGAATTCGTCAGTTTTTAAGAAGCGGGCGTCGTCGGAATAACTCCTGCGGCGTATGCTATTAAGACCAATATCACCATCAGACCAACGACACCGACCGTCCACAAATAAGTCTTCTTATCGTCTTGGGTCATCGTCACCTCCACTAACAATCAAAGCCGCGCGGCAAGATATAAAGGAGGCGCCTCAATGGTTAAACCATAGCACAAAAGTCGGATTTTTGGAATGGCGCAGATAATGGGGCTTAATTCTCGCCGAATTCAGCCCTCATCCTCGACAAACCTGGGGAAGACACCTTCGGGTTTCGGCAACACGGTGCCGGGGACCAGACTGTTGCCTTCAGCAAGAAAGGAAAACGAACGTTTCTCATGATCAATCACCAACTGATCAAGCATTCGGGCCATGGCATCTGGCATAAAGGGCTGTAATACTAGAGCGATCCGGCGGATACATTCGCTCAGCACATAAAGAACCGTGGCCATGCGTTCCGGGTCTTCATTTTTTAACTTCCACGGCGCCTGGCTGTCCACATAACCATTGGCGGCGCGAATGACCACCCACACGGTTTCCAGTGCTTCATGAAAAGATTGCCGGTCGATGGCGTCACGAAGTTGTTCAAGCAACTGGCCCGCAGCGTCCAGTAAACGGTCATCGTCATCGGTAAAATCACCATGATCAGGGACCACCCCATTACAATTCTTGGCGACCATGGACAGGACCCGCTGGGCCAGATTGCCTAGATCATTGGCCAATTCGCCATTCATACGGTTGATCATGGCCTGGTGCGAGAAATCGCCGTCATTTCCAAAGGGAACTTCCCTGAGCAGGAAGTAACGGACCTGATCGAGGCCGTATCTGGCGACAAGATCATGAGGGTCGATCACATTGCCCAACGACTTCGATATCTTCTGGCCTTCATTTGTCCACCAGCCGTGGGCGTAAACCCGTTTTGGCGCTTCAAGTCCTGCGGCGAGCAGAAAAGCCGGCCAATAAACGGCGTGAAACCGCAGAATGTCCTTGCCGACCATGTGCAGATCGCAGGGCCAGTAGGTGGCGTACTCACCGCTTTCTGTTTCCGGATAACCGACACCGGTGATGTAGTTGGTCAAGGCGTCCAGCCACACGTACATAATGTGTTTATCGTCACCGGGCACCGGGATGCCCCAATTAAAGGTGGTTCGTGATACGGAAAGATCCCGAAGCCCACCTTTGACAAAACTGAGAACCTCATTGCGTCGTGTTTGGGGGGCTATGAAATCAGGGTTGGCGTCATAAAATTCCAGCAGCTTATCGCCCCACTGGGAAAGCCTGAAGAAGTAACTTGGTTCTTCGACCCATTCGACTTCGGCTCCCGAAGGGGCAATTTTCTTGCCATCAGGGTCGTCAGTCAGTTCCCCTTCCCCGTAAAAGGCTTCATCGCGAACCGCGTACCAGCCTGAATAGCTGTCCAGATATATCTCGTCATTTTCCATCAACCTTTGCCACAAGTCCTGAACGGAATGTTTATGGCGGGCTTCGGTGGTGCGGATAAAATCATCGTGGGTGAAGTTCATCAAATCGGCAAGTTCGCGGAAGTTTTGCGAGACCTTGTCGGTAAACGCCTTGGGGTCGATACCTGCGGCAAGGGCTGATTTTTCCACCTTTTGGCCGTGCTCGTCGGTGCCGGTCAAAAACTTGACGTCAAAACCGTCCAGTCGCTTGAAGCGAGCGAGCACATCACAGGCCAGTGTCGTATAGGCATGGCCGATGTGCGGGGCATCGTTGACATAATAAATCGGCGTCGTCACGTAATAGGGCTTAATTGAACTCACTCCACAGAAAATCTAGCCTTGCGCTGCTTTTTCAAGGGCCAGGAAGATCGTAATGATCATTTGTCGCCGGTCCATGTTGATGGCGTCGGTTCGGGCCAGCAGATGGTTGATCTTGTCCCATACCTCCAGCCAGCTTGCAAGGGAACTGGCCGCAGCAAGCCGGTTATTTAGAACCGCCTCGACGCTGCTCATACCCTGATCACCACGCGAAACAGACAGGATCATCCGTCCTAGCCATCCCAAAAGGAGGTCGGCAAAGGTTTGAAACGCCGTATCGGCACCGGCGCGGCCCAGTTTTCCTGCTAGTGCGTGAAGAACTGCTACATCAAGATGTGGAAGCGTTTCAAGTAGGGCTATCAGGTCTTTATATAGTTCCAGCCCGCCTTCTTCTTCAAGATCAAGGGCGCGCCCAATACTGC
Encoded proteins:
- the mazG gene encoding nucleoside triphosphate pyrophosphohydrolase, translated to MSSTPEEPIKRLISIMALLRDPEKGCPWDVEQTFASIAPHTIEEAYEVAEAIEQNDMPALVDELGDLLLQVVFHARMAEEDALFSFDDVADAICNKLVRRHPHVFGDADIKTTEAQTRSWESLKADERKEKSNKTALHSALEGVTPGLPALTRALKLQKRAARIGFDWHQASDVLAKFDEESREMAIEMAAGAGKDRLQDELGDLLFTCVNLARKLDIDPETALRHGNAKFERRFKAIEVMLAAEGKTPETSNLEEMDALWDRAKVENEV
- a CDS encoding MBL fold metallo-hydrolase, producing MKVTILGCGGSSGTPAVGRGWGKCDPNNPKNSRLRPSILVENGDTCLLVDTSPDLRQQLLNADVKRLDSVLFTHYHADHLHGIDDLRQINREMNAAIDVYADADTLRVIDERFGYVLEPLAENADMYYKPTLVPHELNDGDALGIGDIDIQVFTQDHGFCDTLGFRFGPIAYTTDVVELPDRAFEILKGVDTWIIGTLIDHPHPTHAHVDKALGWIDRIDPRRGVLSHLGYGFDYDTLNKRLPDHVEPAFDGMILEA
- a CDS encoding sigma-70 family RNA polymerase sigma factor, whose product is MESLYNTALRLSRNPDTAEDLVAETVSKAWAAFAKLEQRDRFRAWIFRILTNTFISSYRKQKTEGETVPYVEEPGEDDDEQFSLFESLHQPFLLWWDNPEQTFVNNLLREEIDNAINALSDEFKTVVMLIEVQGFSYEETAEIMDVPIGTIRSRLKRARSKLQKALWQEAMDAGIRPQSNQEGISHD
- a CDS encoding methyltransferase domain-containing protein; this encodes MDQNVDRESLENQVKDMYQRVAENPDGEFHFEMGRALCERLGYKPADLDKIPADAIKSFAGVGYYFHLAKLKQGESVIDLGSGSGTDTFIASLHVGDTGSVTGIDMTDAQRAKAAALRDEAGFTNIDYVKSYIEDLPAADASYDAVISNGVFNLSPDKAEVFSEIARILKPGGRLAISDIVSEKPLPEGVSCNADLWAACIGGAMQEDDYCKAIKLSGLHVVTVEPMPYEFISDNATGAADKWGVKAISLLAVKPS
- a CDS encoding TatD family hydrolase, with translation MLVDSHCHLDFPEFADDMENIVERAADVGVNHMLSICTYVTKFEQVLAVAKRYENIYCTVGIHPHNADKEPEITAEHLIRMAVDDKVIGFGETGLDFYYDKSPRDIQKRQFRAHIEASREIGLPLVVHTRDADDEMAEILVEEMGKGAFTGLLHCFSSSRKLADTALELGLYLSISGIVTFKTADELRAIVRDVPLERLLVETDAPYLAPVPRRGKRNEPAFTRHTAEKIAEIKGLSLDEVAKVTTDNFFSLFSKANKAPST
- a CDS encoding mycothiol system anti-sigma-R factor, whose protein sequence is MTDKHDHSDKISCEDVLAHLIEFLNGEVNAEKQAQIDAHLQTCRGCYSRADFERVLKKRIKNANSEAVPDSLKNKIDGLLKDF
- a CDS encoding sulfur reduction protein DsrE; this encodes MSNKYLVNCTYGNEDLERASVAFIVGSASAAMDNETAMFLTASSVDLVTKDGATDKQAEGYPPLSELLGAYQENGGQIWVCPVCAKSRGISEDDLVSGAEIAGAARTIGFVSEGAQILI